The following coding sequences are from one Treponema bryantii window:
- a CDS encoding aldo/keto reductase, with product MEYVRLGKTDLLISRVAFGAMRLTEAGGDESVALLVRKAYESGINLFDTSRKTPESEKLLGDALYDIRRNVFLSTTTAAKTSDEIKSDLETSLMTLHCDTVDLYQLETEKFLPLPGGADKIYDTLAGFKKQKMAGHIGIVTTNFETAKKAVLSDCYETIQFPFSMISSDDTIELVRLCEEHDVGFIAMQPLCGGVIENIPLAFGFLHQYESVLPIWGVKNQDELNQILYFNEHPPVIDEKFHEDVEKIRMFFN from the coding sequence GTGGAATACGTTAGATTAGGTAAGACAGATTTATTGATTTCTCGCGTAGCATTCGGTGCTATGAGACTGACCGAAGCCGGTGGTGACGAGTCGGTTGCTCTGCTTGTACGTAAGGCTTACGAGTCTGGAATAAATCTTTTTGATACTTCGCGCAAAACTCCAGAGAGTGAAAAACTTTTGGGAGATGCTTTATATGATATCCGCCGCAATGTATTTCTTTCTACTACTACCGCTGCAAAAACTTCAGACGAAATTAAGTCTGACCTTGAAACCAGCCTTATGACGCTTCACTGCGATACTGTAGATTTGTATCAGCTGGAAACAGAAAAATTCCTTCCGCTTCCAGGTGGTGCAGATAAAATCTACGATACTCTTGCAGGTTTTAAAAAGCAGAAGATGGCTGGTCATATTGGAATTGTAACAACTAATTTTGAAACTGCTAAAAAGGCTGTTCTTTCTGATTGTTATGAAACAATACAGTTTCCTTTCAGTATGATTAGCAGTGATGATACAATTGAATTAGTCCGACTGTGCGAAGAGCATGATGTCGGCTTTATTGCCATGCAGCCTTTGTGTGGCGGTGTTATTGAAAATATTCCTCTTGCCTTCGGTTTCCTTCATCAGTACGAAAGCGTTCTTCCTATCTGGGGAGTCAAAAATCAGGATGAATTAAATCAAATCTTATACTTCAACGAACATCCGCCGGTAATCGACGAAAAATTCCATGAGGATGTAGAAAAAATCAGGATGTTCTTTAATTAG
- a CDS encoding HD-GYP domain-containing protein produces the protein METISISALRAGITYTSDLFVDSTFLILPKTAEMTDDLIKALKQWGFEDVLSDGSISLGGDIGITSIDEPENDTQKEKIGENVKKAIEDSKHIAVGNSDMARMELVRSVYEEYMNYIESVFTHYATHKEIDQEELADTVQDLCIFIKEHRRYILRVNATIEAADRNFLIIHTMRTTVLCLAVALQLHLNLTKLIELGVTSILHEIGMLRLPPQLYMTSRKLSVREKAQISKHTLLGYTIIKDLNFGLSIQLGVLEHHEKENGTGYPRRLSGDKISSIAKIIAVACTYEAISSPRSYKDEKSTFDAMLELLQNKEHAYDGSVIKALLYTVSLYPIGTFVYLSNRKVAEVIDTNPDNPKTPVVQLLTEKDPDGSFKTLQIGENNINILRILTKQEKEDILKLVREKFNKEMKAAEAAQEAKAVQAPKPEAQPAPATAPVVEDFESAEPAADGTEEVDISIFG, from the coding sequence ATGGAAACAATTAGTATTAGTGCGCTGCGTGCAGGTATTACCTATACCAGTGACCTCTTTGTAGACAGCACATTCCTCATTCTGCCAAAAACAGCCGAAATGACTGATGATCTTATAAAAGCCTTAAAACAATGGGGCTTTGAAGATGTTCTCAGTGATGGCTCTATCAGTCTTGGCGGTGATATCGGTATTACCAGCATTGATGAACCTGAGAATGATACTCAAAAAGAAAAAATCGGTGAAAATGTAAAGAAAGCTATTGAAGATTCAAAGCATATTGCTGTTGGAAACAGTGATATGGCAAGAATGGAGCTTGTACGTTCAGTATACGAAGAGTACATGAACTATATTGAATCTGTTTTCACTCATTACGCAACTCATAAAGAAATTGATCAGGAAGAACTTGCAGATACTGTTCAGGATCTGTGTATTTTTATTAAGGAACACAGACGCTATATTCTTCGTGTAAATGCCACTATTGAAGCTGCAGACAGAAACTTCCTTATCATTCATACCATGCGAACAACAGTTTTATGTCTTGCAGTTGCATTACAGCTTCATCTTAATCTTACAAAGCTTATTGAGCTTGGTGTAACAAGTATTCTTCATGAAATTGGTATGCTTCGTTTACCACCGCAACTTTATATGACCTCAAGAAAACTTTCTGTACGTGAAAAGGCTCAGATTTCAAAGCATACACTTTTAGGTTATACAATTATTAAAGATTTGAACTTCGGTCTTTCCATTCAGCTTGGTGTTCTTGAACATCATGAAAAAGAAAATGGAACAGGTTATCCGCGCCGTCTTTCCGGTGATAAAATTTCTTCAATTGCAAAAATTATTGCAGTAGCCTGTACTTATGAAGCAATTTCTTCTCCTCGAAGTTATAAGGATGAAAAATCAACTTTTGATGCTATGCTTGAATTACTTCAGAATAAAGAACACGCTTATGATGGTTCGGTAATCAAGGCACTTTTGTATACAGTTTCGCTCTACCCTATCGGAACTTTTGTATATCTTTCAAACCGCAAGGTTGCAGAAGTAATTGATACAAATCCTGACAATCCTAAAACTCCAGTTGTTCAACTTCTTACAGAAAAAGATCCGGACGGCTCATTTAAGACTCTTCAAATTGGAGAAAACAACATTAACATTCTCCGTATTCTCACAAAGCAGGAAAAAGAAGATATCTTAAAACTTGTACGCGAAAAATTTAATAAAGAGATGAAAGCAGCGGAAGCAGCACAGGAAGCAAAAGCAGTTCAGGCTCCAAAACCGGAAGCACAACCAGCTCCTGCCACCGCTCCAGTTGTAGAAGATTTTGAATCAGCAGAACCGGCAGCAGACGGCACTGAAGAAGTTGATATCAGTATTTTCGGTTAG
- a CDS encoding DUF4912 domain-containing protein → MSEEPINRASLEKLSFSDLVKLADEYGVDVPEDLDRRFLIAELLELAEESNNKEDEMIIATETDNQQPIILNGNFNETQVSCVLRNPAWLFVFWNLNDNDYSRIMDNPGTSLKLRICSYNDPKDVKPEEAFEVQTPSQSQEQYVLIPQGKKYIKVELICVKGGAGEVIAFSPVISIPQGASLVNDLQPGREEEFSPIVELSGIKELITEQYKNHRHSFS, encoded by the coding sequence ATGAGTGAGGAACCTATAAATCGTGCTTCGTTAGAAAAACTTTCATTTTCAGACCTTGTGAAGCTTGCAGATGAATATGGTGTTGATGTCCCTGAGGATTTGGACAGACGCTTTCTTATTGCAGAACTCCTGGAACTTGCAGAAGAATCAAACAACAAAGAAGATGAAATGATTATCGCAACAGAGACTGATAATCAGCAGCCAATCATATTAAATGGCAATTTTAATGAAACACAGGTATCTTGTGTGCTTCGTAATCCAGCCTGGCTGTTTGTTTTCTGGAATCTTAATGATAATGATTATTCAAGAATTATGGATAATCCGGGAACAAGTCTAAAACTTAGAATCTGTTCTTATAATGATCCTAAGGATGTAAAGCCGGAAGAAGCCTTTGAGGTTCAAACTCCTAGTCAGAGTCAGGAACAGTACGTTCTTATTCCACAGGGAAAAAAATATATAAAAGTTGAACTTATTTGTGTAAAAGGTGGAGCAGGCGAAGTAATAGCCTTTTCTCCGGTTATTTCAATTCCACAGGGCGCTTCTCTGGTTAATGATTTACAGCCAGGAAGAGAAGAGGAGTTTTCTCCAATCGTAGAACTTTCTGGAATAAAGGAATTGATTACAGAACAGTATAAAAATCACAGACATTCTTTTTCTTAA
- a CDS encoding 1,4-alpha-glucan branching protein domain-containing protein produces the protein MQKILSLVIKASQDFIRHTDEDIKDNAPILNNFFEAVSNVYIPLLRMLENLEADKIKCRFAIVLPPVLCNMLSDPSLQDEYLNWLEKRNTFGKAELRRNKTDEKICAIINDTIEKNKKLIADFTEKYNKQLIPVFAEYMTKGYLELMGTCGTDIFMPHYADLKEIISAQIESGLHAYRQYFGVMPEGFWLPAMGYTPGIEKLIRAYGYTYTILDSRSILFSEKVPEAGIFYPSRTDNSLVIFARNRVIDSELFGENGIIYSECYRNQNRDVGYELPMEKLSSLIDKDGIRYSTGFKYWNRCFKDSGCLYNKECAEAQLEKDSDAFVEKRFQTLSKAAELLPSYNFVSEICTLDISKLSKTWNECIAWLEKVIRKACDKGLDVLSCDKMCDEQYNLEKIEPYFSAGAGAGYGENLLSSKNCWMMRYIRKSCERMIDLAGRFPMDTGLKTRLLNLGAKELMLAQSLNLAKMINRSEFPQFAEKRFKESIGAFTAVFDSLGSNTVSTEWLTKLEARDSIFPWMNYRIFTKKR, from the coding sequence ATGCAAAAAATATTGAGTTTAGTTATAAAAGCTAGTCAGGATTTTATCCGTCATACAGATGAAGATATAAAAGATAATGCTCCAATTCTAAATAATTTTTTTGAAGCAGTTTCAAATGTTTACATTCCACTTTTAAGAATGCTTGAAAATCTTGAAGCAGATAAAATTAAGTGTCGTTTTGCAATCGTTTTACCTCCGGTACTTTGCAATATGCTTTCTGATCCAAGCCTTCAGGATGAATATCTAAACTGGCTTGAAAAACGAAACACTTTTGGAAAGGCTGAACTTAGACGTAATAAAACAGACGAAAAGATTTGTGCCATCATAAATGATACAATCGAAAAAAATAAAAAACTGATTGCAGATTTTACTGAGAAATATAATAAACAGCTTATACCTGTTTTTGCAGAATACATGACAAAAGGATATCTCGAACTCATGGGTACCTGTGGTACAGATATCTTCATGCCTCACTATGCAGATTTAAAAGAAATTATTTCTGCACAGATTGAAAGCGGACTTCACGCATATCGTCAGTATTTTGGTGTTATGCCGGAAGGCTTCTGGCTTCCAGCTATGGGCTATACACCAGGAATTGAAAAACTGATTAGAGCTTATGGTTATACTTACACAATTCTTGATTCAAGAAGTATTCTGTTTTCTGAAAAAGTACCAGAGGCTGGTATTTTCTATCCTTCTCGTACAGATAATTCTCTTGTTATTTTTGCAAGAAACCGCGTAATAGATTCAGAGCTTTTTGGTGAAAACGGTATCATCTATTCTGAGTGTTATAGAAATCAGAATCGCGATGTTGGTTATGAACTGCCAATGGAAAAGCTTTCTTCTCTTATCGATAAAGATGGAATCCGCTATTCAACAGGTTTTAAGTACTGGAACCGCTGTTTTAAGGATTCTGGCTGTCTTTATAATAAGGAATGTGCAGAGGCTCAGCTCGAAAAAGATTCAGATGCATTTGTTGAAAAGCGCTTTCAGACACTTTCAAAAGCTGCCGAACTGCTTCCATCATACAATTTTGTATCTGAAATCTGTACGCTGGATATTTCAAAACTCAGCAAAACCTGGAATGAATGTATTGCCTGGCTCGAAAAAGTAATCAGAAAAGCTTGCGATAAAGGACTTGATGTTCTTTCCTGCGATAAAATGTGCGATGAACAGTATAATCTTGAAAAAATTGAACCATACTTTTCTGCAGGCGCAGGGGCTGGTTATGGTGAAAACCTTCTTTCAAGCAAAAACTGCTGGATGATGCGCTACATAAGAAAAAGCTGCGAGCGTATGATTGACCTTGCAGGTCGTTTCCCAATGGATACAGGTTTGAAGACAAGACTCTTAAATCTCGGTGCAAAAGAGCTTATGCTTGCTCAGAGTTTGAATCTTGCAAAGATGATAAACCGCTCAGAGTTCCCACAATTCGCCGAGAAACGTTTTAAGGAATCGATCGGGGCATTCACCGCAGTATTTGATTCACTGGGCTCGAACACAGTAAGTACAGAATGGCTTACTAAACTTGAGGCGCGTGATTCAATTTTCCCTTGGATGAATTACCGAATATTTACAAAGAAGCGATAA